A window from Bacillus marinisedimentorum encodes these proteins:
- a CDS encoding response regulator transcription factor: MTPTKILIVDDEPDMRELIRMYLEKDHYECIEAGDGNEALKLMDKEHFDLIILDIMMPELDGITFTMKVREHSNIPIIFLTARGDEWDKVYGLKIGADDYIVKPFSPTELSARVQAVLRRTQGPHISDGKFEKHGPIEINESGRKVKNDGEVVSLTLKEFDLLQFFIKHEGQVLSREQLLEKIWGYEYIGSVRTVDTHVKTLRLKLGDSGKLIQTVWGIGYKFEV, translated from the coding sequence ATGACTCCAACAAAAATATTAATTGTAGATGATGAACCGGATATGAGGGAATTGATCCGCATGTATCTTGAGAAGGATCATTATGAATGTATAGAAGCCGGTGACGGCAATGAAGCACTCAAGCTGATGGACAAAGAACATTTTGATTTGATCATCCTGGATATCATGATGCCTGAATTGGACGGGATCACCTTTACGATGAAAGTAAGGGAGCATTCCAATATTCCGATCATTTTCCTGACAGCCAGAGGGGATGAATGGGATAAAGTATACGGTCTTAAAATCGGTGCGGATGACTACATTGTCAAACCGTTCAGCCCGACTGAGCTGAGCGCCAGGGTACAGGCTGTCCTGCGCCGCACCCAGGGTCCACATATAAGTGACGGCAAGTTTGAAAAGCATGGCCCGATTGAAATCAACGAATCGGGACGCAAGGTGAAAAACGATGGCGAAGTCGTATCGCTTACCCTGAAAGAATTCGATTTGCTGCAGTTTTTCATCAAACACGAGGGACAGGTGCTGAGCAGGGAACAGCTGCTCGAAAAAATCTGGGGCTATGAGTATATCGGCAGTGTGCGCACGGTTGATACACATGTTAAAACATTGCGCCTGAAGCTCGGTGACAGCGGCAAACTCATTCAAACGGTGTGGGGAATCGGATATAAATTTGAGGTGTAA
- a CDS encoding YncE family protein, with amino-acid sequence MWWLIILMLAGCQGETFTKVPKDGSVLISADILDHRLTFTNTENGENTAVWELEEPFTGALLLPDHNTLIIYGPKMEEVLVYNMQKGTPSGKWDTGKGIVNAKLSRDGAHVLFADQNHDTLRFYSLAGHEEGEIKTGKSPLTILPHKEENIVYVVNFHEPTVSVVDTNLMKVTREIEVEPASTGGVLIEELDELWLGGHGEGTELQQSVAVYNAGSGEKTAEVKAPVMPVDLTRHNGHLYVLSHGSNELRKIDPDSKKIIDTTVIGANPFEIISAEERLYLASYDSGEVFSVDPDTLEIIDQYKVGRGPFQLIYRGANR; translated from the coding sequence ATGTGGTGGCTCATTATATTGATGCTCGCGGGCTGTCAGGGAGAGACATTTACAAAAGTGCCGAAGGATGGATCCGTGCTCATTTCTGCAGACATACTGGATCACCGTTTGACCTTCACGAACACGGAAAATGGGGAAAATACGGCTGTCTGGGAGCTTGAAGAGCCATTTACCGGGGCATTGCTGCTTCCGGATCACAATACACTCATCATTTATGGGCCAAAAATGGAAGAAGTTCTTGTTTACAATATGCAAAAGGGCACACCATCAGGTAAGTGGGATACAGGAAAAGGGATTGTCAATGCGAAGCTTAGCCGTGATGGTGCACATGTTCTTTTTGCTGACCAAAATCATGACACGCTAAGATTTTATTCGCTGGCAGGCCATGAAGAAGGTGAAATAAAGACAGGTAAGTCACCGCTTACCATTTTACCTCATAAAGAAGAGAACATCGTTTATGTGGTGAACTTCCACGAACCGACTGTCTCTGTAGTTGATACAAACCTGATGAAAGTGACAAGGGAAATAGAGGTTGAGCCAGCTTCGACAGGCGGGGTGCTTATCGAAGAACTGGACGAGCTCTGGCTCGGCGGCCATGGGGAAGGCACTGAACTGCAGCAATCGGTCGCAGTCTATAATGCAGGGAGCGGAGAAAAAACAGCCGAAGTTAAGGCACCCGTGATGCCTGTAGATCTTACCCGCCATAACGGCCATTTATATGTTTTAAGCCATGGGTCCAACGAGTTAAGAAAAATCGATCCCGATTCCAAGAAAATTATCGATACAACTGTAATTGGCGCAAATCCGTTTGAAATCATATCGGCAGAAGAAAGACTGTACCTGGCCAGCTATGACAGCGGGGAAGTTTTTTCGGTAGATCCTGACACGCTCGAAATAATTGATCAGTATAAAGTGGGACGGGGACCGTTCCAATTAATTTACAGGGGGGCGAACAGATAA